The genomic interval GCGACCAGACAGGTTGATGACCAGTACGGCACCAGGTCCGAAGTCTTTCCCGTGCTTGAGCACGTAGGCGATGGCGTGTGCGGACTCGAGCGCCGGAATTATCCCCTCGAGCCGCGCCAGTTCCTGGAACGCCGCCAGGGCCTCGGCATCTGAGGCGTAGTGATACTCGGCGCGACCGGTCTCTTGCAGGAACGCATGCTCGGGACCCACGGCCGCGTAGTCGAGGCCGGCCGACACCGAGTGGGTCGCCTCGATGTTGCCGTGCGCATCCTGCAGCACGAAGGTGCGCGTGCCCTGCAGCACTCCTGGAGCCCCGCCCGCGAAGCGCGCGGCGTGCCGTCCGGAATCGATTGCTTCCCCGCCGGCCTCCACCCCAATCAGCTTCACCCCCGCATCGTCGATGAACGCGTCGAAGATCCCGATGGCGTTGCTGCCGCCGCCGACGCACGCAATCACCGCATCGGGCAGCCGTCCCACTTGCGCCAGGCATTGCGCGCGGGCTTCCTTGCCGATCACCGACTGGAATTCGCGCACCATCAGCGGATACGGGTGCGGGCCGAGCGCCGACCCCAGCAGGTAGTGCGTGTCGTCCGGGCGCGCGACCCAGTCGCGCATCGCCTCGTTGATCGCGTCCTTCAAGGTGCAGCTGCCGGAATCCACGCCGCACACGGTGGCGCCGAGCAGCCGCATGCGGAACACGTTCAGCGCCTGGCGGCGCATGTCTTCGGTGCCCATGTAGACGACGCACTCGAGGCCGAGCAGCGCGCACGCGGTGGCGCTGGCCACGCCGTGTTGCCCGGCGCCGGTCTCGGCGACAATGCGCGTCTTGCCCATGCGCTTGGCGAGCAGCGCCTGCCCCAGGGCGTTGTTGATCTTGTGGGCGCCGGTGTGGGTCAGGTCCTCGCGCTTCAGCAGGATGCGCGCGCCGCCGCAGGCCTCGCTCAACCGACGGGCGTCCCACAGTGGCGTTTCACGGCCCACGTAGTGCTGCAGCAGCCGCTGTAGCTCTTCGCTGAACGCCGGGTCGCGCCTGGCCTCGAAGTACGCCGCCTCCAATCCCTCGATGGCGGCGACCAGCGTCTCGGGCACGAAGCGCCCGCCGAACGCGCCGTAGTAGCCGCGCGCGTCGGGATCGCGCCGGCCAAACCATGAATAAGGTGCCAAGGGTGCCATAGGTGCCTGGGGTGCCATAGGGTTAAGTGCCTGTTACTCTTACTGCGTCGATGAATGCGCGGAGTTTAAGAAGATCCTTGATGCCCGGTTCGGTCTCGACACCCGACGCGACATCCACCGCGTAAGGCTCTACCGTCTTGATGGCGTCGGACACGTTCTCTGCGGTCAGTCCGCCGGCCAACACAATCCGCCGCTTCGCCGCGATCGCGCGCGCTCGCGTCCAATCGACCGTCTGCCCCGTGCCGCCGTGCCGCACGGGGTCGTGCGCATCGAGCAACACCGTCTCATCGTCCACCGCGGGCTCAATGCCGTCGGTCGACGCCGCCAAATGCACCGCGCGCAGCACCGGCAGCGCCAGACGGCCAGGCGGGAGCGCGCCATGCACCTGCGCCAGCCGCAGCCCCGCCTGGGCCGCTTGCGCAATGTCGTCGGCGGACGGGTTCACGAACACGCCAACGGGAGTAATGAACGGTGGCAGGCCATCAACGATTGTCGCGACGGCTTCAAGGTTCGCATGACGAGGGCTGGCAGGCCATAGCACGAAGCCAACCGCATTGGCGCCGAAAGCGACGGCCGCCTCTGCGTCTTCGCGCCGCGTCAGGCCGCAAATCTTGACGGCGGTCACGCGGTGGCTCCCATCGTCTCGATCAAGCCGGCCAGGGCCGCGCCCGGATCAGGATCAACCATGAAGCGCTCGCCCACCAGGAATGCCTGGTAGCCGAGTGCTGTCATTGCCTGCAAATCCTCGCGGGTCTTCAAGCCGCTCTCACTGACGCCGATGACCCCCTGGGGAATCCGCCCGGCAATGGTTCGCGAGGCGTCGAGGTCCACTTGAAGCGTGCGCAGGTTGCGGTTGTTCACGCCGATGATCGACGCGCCTGCGGCAAGTGCCCGATCGCATTCCACCAGGTCGTGCACTTCGACGAGGGCGGCCAGGCCGAGGGAACGGGCGGCAGCCGAGAAGTCGCGCAGCTCGGCGTCGCTCAGCGCGGCCACGATCAACAGGATCGCGTCGGCGCCGGCGGCGCGGGCCTCGAGCAGTTGGTATTCGTGGACCATGAAGTCCTTGCGCAACAGCGGCACCTTCACCGCAGCTCGCACGGCGACCAGGTGTTCCTGCGAGCCGTCGAAGAACCCCGGCTCCGTCAGCACCGAAATCGCGGCGGCACCGGCCCGCTCGTATCCGGCGGCGATGGCGACCGGGTCGTACGCCGACCGCAGCACGCCACGCGACGGCGAGCGGCGCTTGCACTCCGCGATGATGTTCACCGCGTTCGGGCGCGACAGACGCGCGGTGAACTCGTCGCCGGCCGGCGTGGCGGCCATCGCGCGCCGTTCGAGCTGGGCCCGCGGTTCGCGCGCGATCGCCGACGTCACCCGTGACCGGGTGGCGGCAACAATGGCCTCCAGCAGGTCGGGCGTCGCTGCGCTCACGCGCCGGCTCCGTTCGAGACGCGAATGAGACGGTCGAGAACCGCGGCCGCCTCGCCGCTATCGATGGCGGTCGCCGCGCGGGCGACCCCGGCCCGCACGGTCTCGACGGCGCCCGCGATGAACAGCGCCGCGCCGGCGTTCAGCAACACGACGTCGCGTGGCGCGCCCTTGGCGCCGGTCAGCACCGAGCGAACAATCACGGCGTTGGTGGTGGCATCACCGCCCTTCAGGGACTCGGGGGTGGCCTTGGCGAGACCGAAGTCCGCGGGGTGCACATAGAACGTCTGCACCGCGTTGTTCCGGCACTCCGACACCTTGGTGTAGCCCGTCGTCGACAGCTCGTCGAGGCCATCGGCGCCGTGCACGACCCAGGCGCGTTCGGAGCCAAGCAGCGCCAGCGACCGCGCGATCAACTCGGTGAGGTCGGGCCGCGGGACGCCGACGATCTGCCGGGTCGGGCGCGCCGGGTTCGTGAGCGGCCCCAGCAGGTTGAAGGCCGTGCGCACGCCGAGGTCCTTGCGTGCCTGGGCCGCGTGCTTCATGGCGGGATGGAACGTCGGGGCGAAGAAGAACGCGATGCCGACCTCGGCCAGGCAGCGTGCCGCCACATCGGGCGTGGCCTGGATGTTGACGCCGAGGGATTCGAGCACGTCGGCGCTGCCGCACTGGCTCGAAACGGATCGGTTGCCATGCTTGGCCACCGGCGTGCCGCACGCGGCCATCACGATCGCGGCCGCCGTGGAGATGTTGAAGCTGCCGGAGCGATCGCCACCGGTGCCGCACGTGTCGAACACCGGACCTGGTTGCGCCGGCACGGCCACTGCATTGGCCCGCATCGTCTGCGCCAGGCCCACCAGTTCGCTGGGCCGCTCGCCTTTCATGGCGAGACCGACCAGCAGCCCGGCGATCTGCGCGGGTGCGGCCTCTCCACGCATGATGGCGGCCATCGCGGCCGCGGCCTCTTCGGTGCTCAGGTCTTCCTGCCGGCGCAGTTTCTCGATCAGGGCTGGGAACATGGTCACATCTCGAGGAAGTTGCGCAGAATGCGGCGGCCTTCGTTGGTCAGCACCGATTCGGGGTGAAACTGCACGCCGTGAATCGGCAACGTCCGATGGCGAATGCCCATGACGAGGTTGTCTTCCTTGGTTCGCGCGGTGATCTCCAGGTCTTGCGGCATGCTCGATTCGGCCACGATCAGCGAGTGGTAGCGGCCGGCCTGGAACGACGTGGAGATGCCGGCGAACACTCCCTGGCCGTTGTGCTCGACGGTGGAGGTCTTGCCGTGAATGGGCTGAGGCGCGCGCCTGACTTCCCCGCCAAACGCCAATCCGATCGCCTGGTGGCCGAGGCACACGCCCAGCACCGGCATCCGCGGCCCGAACTCCTTGATGGCGTCGAGCGAGACGCCCGCTTGTTCGGGGCGGCCTGGGCCAGGCGAGATCACCACACGGTCGTGGCCAAGCGAGCGCAGCGTGTCGAGCGACACCTCGTCGTTGCGCCTGACGACCAGTTGCGCGCCAAGTTCACCCAGGTACTGCACCAGGTTGTAGGTGAACGAATCGTAGTTATCGATGACCAGGACCATGAATGCCTACAGTCCGGTCTGCGCCAGTTCCAGCGCCCGCAACATGGCGCGCGCCTTGTCCTTGGTCTCTTCGTACTCCGCGGTCGGGTTCGAGTCGGCGACGATGCCGGCGCCGGCTTGGATGTAGGCCTTGCCGCCTTCCATCAAGATGGAGCGGATGGCGATGCAGAAGTCGAGGTTGCCGGCAAAGTCGAGATAGCCGACGGCGCCTGCGTACAGCCCGCGGCGGTCCGGTTCGAGCTCGTTGATGATCTGCATGGCGCGCACCTTGGGCGCCCCCGAGACCGTGCCGGCCGGGAAGCAGGACACCAGCGCGTCGAGCCGGTCGTTGCCCTCAGCGAGCTGTCCTTCGACCACCGATACCAGGTGCATCACGTGCGAATAACGCTCGAGCGCCATGAAGGTCGGCACGCGGACGGTGCCGTAGTCGCAGACGCGGCCAATGTCGTTGCGGCCCAGGTCCACCAGCATCACGTGCTCGGCCTTCTCCTTCTCGCTGCGCTTGAGTTCCTCGGCCAGCCGCACATCCTCTTCGTCGGTCTTGCCGCGCGGCCGGGTGCCGGCAATGGGATGCGTGACGGCGTGACGGCCCTCGACCCGCACCAGCATTTCCGGTGACGAACCGACGATCGAGCGGTCGCCCATGCGAATGAAGAACATGTAGGGCGACGGGTTGACATGGCGCAGCGCCCGGTAGACCGTGAACGCATCGACGCCGACCTCGGCCTCGAAGCGCTGCGACAACACGACCTGGTAGACGTCGCCGGCGGCAATGTATTCCTTCGCTTGCTTGACGATCGACTCGTAGGCTTCCTGGGTGAAGTTCGACACCAGCTTCAGCGCGTCGCCGCCGGCCGTGCGTTTGAGCGACAGCGCGCGATCGAGCTCGCCCTCGAGAAATTCGATCTTGGCGCACGCGAACTGGTACAGCGACTTCAGGTCTTCGTCGCCCGAGATGCGGGCGTTGGCGATCAACAGGATGCGATGCTGCACGTGGTCGAACGCGAGCACCGTGTCGAAGAGCATGAAGCCGGCGTCATCGCGCTCCGACGTGCCCGCATCGGCGCGCGCCGTGGTCGGCTCGAACCACGCGGCGGTGTCGTAGCCCAGGTAGCCGACCGCCCCGCCGGTGAAGCGTGGCAGGCCCGGCACAAACGGCGACTGGAAGCTGTTCATCAGGCCCCGCAGGGTCTCGATGAACGGTTGTTCGCTCTTGCTGGTGACCCCCGCCTTCTCGATCTCGGTCTCGCCATTCTTGCCGCGCAGGATCAGGAACGGATCCTTGCCGAGGAACGAATAGCGCCCAACATGCTCGCCGCCCTCAACGCTCTCCAACAGGAACGCATAGTCGGAATGCTCGGCAATCTTCAGGAAGGCCGACACCGGCGTCAGCAGGTCGGCCACCAGTTCCTTGCACACCGGCACAAACGTGGCCCGCTTCGCGAGATCCACGAACTCTTCGAACGTCGTCTGCTTCATTGCTTCTCCAATATGCCAAGCCTTGCGGCCGCGGCGTCTCGCATCACGCGATCGGCCGGCCGCTGCTCGGTCCACCACTCAAACTGGGCTTGCGCCTGCGCCACCAGCATGTCGAGGCCGCCAATCGTCCGGCAGCCCGCGGCGGCAGCGTCGCGCAGCAGCCGGGTTTGCGGCGGGTTGTAGACGAGGTCGTAGACCAACTCACCGTCAAGCGAATGGCCGGCCGGCAGCGGCGACCGCTCAGTGTCGGGCGCGGTGCCCACGGGAGTGGCGTTCACGAGCAGGTCCCAGGAACCTGGCGCGGGTGGCCATTCACCGATGGCGGCACTGGTCAGGGCGGAAATCTCCCGGGCCTGCTCCGGCCGGCGGGCGCACAAGGTCACGTGGACCCCGGCCGCAGCCAGGGCGATCGCCACCGACCGGGCGGCGCCGCCGGCGCCGAGCACGGTCGCGCGCTTGTTGGGCAGCCGCATGGCCGATTCGAGGGGCGACAGGAAACCGGCGACGTCGGTGTTGCAGCCCAGCCATTTCTTGCCGACCCGCCGCAACGTGTTCACCGACTGGATGCGGCGGCTGACCGGGTCGCATTCGTCGGCCCGCTCGAACGCCTGCACCTTGAACGGGGCCGTCACGCTGGCACCGGCGAGATTCACCACCTCGGCAAACGCCGTGAAGTCGTCGTAGTCGTGGGCTGCCAGGGGCAGGTACACCGCGTCGAGGTTGGCGGCGCGAAAAGCGGCGTTGTGCATCGACGGCGACACCGAGTGCGTCACGGGCTTGCCGACGACGCCGTAGATGGCGGTGTGGCTGCCGATGCGCCGGAAGCGGAACTCATTCAGCATGCGCGGCAGATCGATCTGGCCGGGCGCGACCTGGTCGCCGGCGTAGGTCCAGCACGACCCGAACCAACTCGCCAGGACGCGCGTGGCGATGCCCGCATCCCCCATGGCAATCAGGGCCATGGGCACCCGGGTCGCAAGGCCGATCGATCGCAGCGTGAGACAGTCGGCCAACCGCTGTGCCGTCACCGCCAGCTTGACCACCTCGGCGCCGCTGGCGAGCATGGCCTGCGCCTTGTCGTGCACATCCGCCGGCGTCCCCTCGAAATCGTGATGCGAGAGCACGATTCGCCGGCCGCCGGTCTGCGCCATCAAGTCGGCGCAACTGCCGTTCCACTCGAGGTCCACGAACTCGGCGCCGAGGGTGAGCGCCTCGGCGAGAATGCGCCGGCGCTCTTCTTCGCTGCCGGCGAAATGCCCGCCCTCGGACTTGGGGCGGCAGGTGACGATGACGGGCTTGCGGCGGCCGGCCAGGGCCGCGGCCGCACTGGGGTCGCGAACGGAGTCGAGCCGCAACTCCACCAGGTCGGCCTCGCCCGCCTGGTCACGGCGCGTACGCAGCTCGGCCATGGTGTCGGCCGTCACGGTCGCGCAGAGTTTCGCCTTCATTCCAAAATCCCCAAGTCCCAAAATCCCTAAATCCCTAAATCCAGCATCCCAAAGCACCAGATCGCCAAATCACCAATCCACCAAATAAAAAAGCGCCTCTTCCCTATCGGGTTGAAGAGGCGCTTCGGTCGAGCGTCGTATTACGCGTCGTGGTTATACGGACCGGCTAGCCTCTCCTGCTGGGCACCAATACCACCACGTACGCACACCGCTCCCGATCTGGTCGAAAGACCGGTTCCGAGGGGCGGTGAACAAGACTCGCGAGCGCATGTGAACGTCGAAAGGCTAACAGACCCAGTGTGTTGGCGTCAAACCGCGGAGGTGGCTGGGGCACTTGAGGCATCCCGTTCCGAGCTTGCTTCACCCGGGGGAACACCGTATAACCAATGTCAGCCGCCTTTTCATCAGAAACTTGCATGTATTCACGCATTTTCGCGCTCATCGCCCTCGTGATCGGTTCCTTGGTCGCCGCGCCGCAGGCGCAGCTGGCCACGATGCCGCTTGATGAGGTCCGCCCTGGCATGGTCGGCGTCGGCCGCACCGTGTTTTCGGGCACCACCCTCGAGGATTTCAAGGTCCACGTCCTGGGCGTGCTGCGCAACGTGCTTGCCCCCAAGCGGAGCCTGATCCTGGCGCGGCTCGAAGGCGGGCCCCTGGCCAAGACCGGCGTGATCGCCGGCATGAGCGGCAGCCCGGTCTACATCGATGGGCGGCTGATCGGCGCCGTGTCGTATTCGCTCGGCCAGTTCTCGACAGAGCCGATTGCCGGGATCACGCCGATTGCCGAGATGATCGACGCGACCATGATGCCGGCGGCCGCGCGGGGTTCGCGGCCGGTGGCCATCGCCTGGCCGGCCACGCCCGCGCAGCTGATCAGCATCTGGTCCCAGGACCTGGGTCGATCGCGATCGTTCGTGGATGACCCGTCGCAAGCACTGGTCCTGTCGGGCGTGGCAGGCGAGGTCGGCCGCCTGGGATCGATGCTGAGGCCGATTGCGGTGCCCATGGTCGCCGCGGGCTTTGACCAGTCGGTCATGGATCCGATCTCGCCGGCGCTGGCCGCCGCCGGCTTCGTGCCGGTCTCTGGGGCGGGGCTGTCGAGTGCTGCGCAATCGCCGGGCACCACGACGGCCGGTGGCAACGACCGCCGGCTCGCGCCTGGAGACGCGGTGGGCGTGGCGCTGATGACCGGCGACTTCGAACTGGGCGCGACCGGCACGGTCACTCACGTCGATGGCGATCGCGTCTATGCCTTCGGGCACCCGCTGTACAACCTGGGGCCGACCGAGTTCCCGATGACCAAGGCCCAGGTGCAGGTTGTGCTGCCCAGCTTGATGGCGTCGAGCAAGCTGGCTAGCTTTGGCGAGATTGTCGGCACGGTGCAGCAGGACCGCGCGACCGCGATTGCCGGACGCCTTGGCGCCGGCCCGTCGCTGATTCCCGTGTCGATTACGCTGAACTCCGACCGGGGGCCGTCGCGGTCGTTCAACTTCGGCGTGGTCCGCGACTTCACCTTCACGCCGCTCCTCACGTATCTGACCGTCGCCAACGTCCTCACGTCGTACGAACGCGGCGCCGGTCCTGCATCGTTTGCCATTCGCGGCACCGCGTCCATCAGGACGCAGGGCGATATCGCGTTCGAGGACATGTTCTCGGGCGAGCAACCTGCCGGGGGCGCCGCCGCCTACGTGGCTGGCCCGCTGACGGCGTTGTTGAAGAACGCCTCCGAAACCGTGGACGTCGATCGCATCGACCTCGTGATCGATGCCAGCGAGCAGCAGCGCAGCGCCCGCATCGAGCGGGTCTGGCTCGACACGACCCGGCCCCGTGCCGGCCGTGATGCGGTGGTGAATGTCGCGATGCGCAACGCGCGCGGCGACGAAGTGATCAAGCAGGTGCCGATTCAGCTGCCGGCCAACGCTACCGGTTCGCTGCAGCTGATCGTGGCTGATGCCGCCCGAACGACCGCCGACGACCGCCGCGATACCCGCGGCGCCGACATGCAGCGCGTGTCGCAGTTGATGCGCACCTTCAACCGCGCCCGCCGCAACAACCGTCTTTACGTCCGCCTCACCTCCCCCGACTCCGGCGCCGTCGTCAACGGCGAGCCCATGGCGGCGCTGCCGCCGTCGGTGCTGTCGGTGCTCGAAGCCGACCGCAACAGCGGCACGGTCGGTGTCCTGCGAACGACCACGCGCGGCGAGTGGGAATTGCCCCTCGATTTCGCCGTGACCGGTTCGCGCCAGTTGACCCTCAACCTCGATCAACCTTAAATGACTCGTCGAACCCTGTTTGGCGCGGCCCTGGCCGCGGGCCTGCTCGCGGTGTCCACGCTGTCGGCCGCGCCGGGTTTCTGGCAGGCCGCGACCCAGGCCGATTTTCTCCGTGGCGAGGTCGACCAGTTGTCGATCGACGAGCACGGCCGGCTGACGCTCGGACCTGAACTCACCCCGGTTCACGACCCCGGGGTGCCGTTCGTGTGGACCATGCTCACCACCGCCGATGGCTCGGTGTATCTCGGCACCGGCAACGACGGCAAAGTGATTCGCGTCGATGCCAAGGGCCAAGGCACCGTGTTCTTCGACAGCAACGAGATGGAAGTCCACGCGCTGGCGGCCGCACCGGGCGGCGGCCTGTACGTGGCCACGTCACCGGACGGCCGCATCTACAAGGTGGACGCCAAGGGCCAGGCCACGACCTTTTTCGACCCGGACGACAAGTACATCTGGTCGCTGGCCGTGGACCGCCAGGGCACCGTGTTCGCGGGTACCGGCGACAAGGGCACCGTCTATCGCATCAACAGCGACGGCAAGGGCGAGACGTTCTTTTCCACCAAGGCGACGCATGCCGTGTCGCTGGCGTTCGACGCCAGCAACCAGCTGCTCGTCGGCACCGGTTCCCCGGGGCGGGTCTTTCGAGTCGATAGCACCGGCAAGGGCTTTCTCCTGCTGGACACGCCCCTGCAGGAAATCCGCGCCCTGCGGGTGGATGCGAAGGGCGTGATTTACGCCGGCGCGCAGAGCAGCCGCGGTGCCGGCGGCGGCGATACGTTAGCCGAGCCCGCAGTGGCGCCGCCAACGGTCACCCCCTCGATCCCGAACGTCTCGACCGAGATCACCTCCATCGCGGTGGTTGACATGCCGGCCGCAGCTCAGTCACCCACGGGCGACCGTCGCAACCAGACCGGCGCGATTTTCCGCGTGCAGCCCGATGGCCTCTGGGATCAGATCTGGGCGCCGGCCGAGGACGCCCCCTATGACATCGTCATCGAGCCCGATGGCGCCCTGCTCGTCGCCACCGGCGGCAAGGGCAAGCTCTATCGGCTCAGCGGAGACCCTGTTCGCGCGGTGCTCGTGACGCGCGTGCCGGCGCAGCAAGCGACCCAGCTGATTCGGACGGCCGACCGCACGCTGATTGCGACCTCGAATCCCGGACGGCTGATGGCCATCTCGTCGGCGCGCGCGGCGCGCGGCACGTTCGAATCGGACGTGAAAGACGCCCGCCTGGTATCGAGTTGGGGCGTGGTGGCCTGGAAGGCCGTGACGCCGGCAGGCGCCAAGGTGGAGGTCTTCACCCGCTCCGGCAACACCCGCACCCCGGACGAGGCG from Acidobacteriota bacterium carries:
- a CDS encoding phosphoribosylanthranilate isomerase translates to MTAVKICGLTRREDAEAAVAFGANAVGFVLWPASPRHANLEAVATIVDGLPPFITPVGVFVNPSADDIAQAAQAGLRLAQVHGALPPGRLALPVLRAVHLAASTDGIEPAVDDETVLLDAHDPVRHGGTGQTVDWTRARAIAAKRRIVLAGGLTAENVSDAIKTVEPYAVDVASGVETEPGIKDLLKLRAFIDAVRVTGT
- the aroE gene encoding shikimate dehydrogenase, with the translated sequence MKAKLCATVTADTMAELRTRRDQAGEADLVELRLDSVRDPSAAAALAGRRKPVIVTCRPKSEGGHFAGSEEERRRILAEALTLGAEFVDLEWNGSCADLMAQTGGRRIVLSHHDFEGTPADVHDKAQAMLASGAEVVKLAVTAQRLADCLTLRSIGLATRVPMALIAMGDAGIATRVLASWFGSCWTYAGDQVAPGQIDLPRMLNEFRFRRIGSHTAIYGVVGKPVTHSVSPSMHNAAFRAANLDAVYLPLAAHDYDDFTAFAEVVNLAGASVTAPFKVQAFERADECDPVSRRIQSVNTLRRVGKKWLGCNTDVAGFLSPLESAMRLPNKRATVLGAGGAARSVAIALAAAGVHVTLCARRPEQAREISALTSAAIGEWPPAPGSWDLLVNATPVGTAPDTERSPLPAGHSLDGELVYDLVYNPPQTRLLRDAAAAGCRTIGGLDMLVAQAQAQFEWWTEQRPADRVMRDAAAARLGILEKQ
- the trpC gene encoding indole-3-glycerol phosphate synthase TrpC is translated as MSAATPDLLEAIVAATRSRVTSAIAREPRAQLERRAMAATPAGDEFTARLSRPNAVNIIAECKRRSPSRGVLRSAYDPVAIAAGYERAGAAAISVLTEPGFFDGSQEHLVAVRAAVKVPLLRKDFMVHEYQLLEARAAGADAILLIVAALSDAELRDFSAAARSLGLAALVEVHDLVECDRALAAGASIIGVNNRNLRTLQVDLDASRTIAGRIPQGVIGVSESGLKTREDLQAMTALGYQAFLVGERFMVDPDPGAALAGLIETMGATA
- the trpE gene encoding anthranilate synthase component I yields the protein MKQTTFEEFVDLAKRATFVPVCKELVADLLTPVSAFLKIAEHSDYAFLLESVEGGEHVGRYSFLGKDPFLILRGKNGETEIEKAGVTSKSEQPFIETLRGLMNSFQSPFVPGLPRFTGGAVGYLGYDTAAWFEPTTARADAGTSERDDAGFMLFDTVLAFDHVQHRILLIANARISGDEDLKSLYQFACAKIEFLEGELDRALSLKRTAGGDALKLVSNFTQEAYESIVKQAKEYIAAGDVYQVVLSQRFEAEVGVDAFTVYRALRHVNPSPYMFFIRMGDRSIVGSSPEMLVRVEGRHAVTHPIAGTRPRGKTDEEDVRLAEELKRSEKEKAEHVMLVDLGRNDIGRVCDYGTVRVPTFMALERYSHVMHLVSVVEGQLAEGNDRLDALVSCFPAGTVSGAPKVRAMQIINELEPDRRGLYAGAVGYLDFAGNLDFCIAIRSILMEGGKAYIQAGAGIVADSNPTAEYEETKDKARAMLRALELAQTGL
- a CDS encoding SpoIVB peptidase S55 domain-containing protein; protein product: MYSRIFALIALVIGSLVAAPQAQLATMPLDEVRPGMVGVGRTVFSGTTLEDFKVHVLGVLRNVLAPKRSLILARLEGGPLAKTGVIAGMSGSPVYIDGRLIGAVSYSLGQFSTEPIAGITPIAEMIDATMMPAAARGSRPVAIAWPATPAQLISIWSQDLGRSRSFVDDPSQALVLSGVAGEVGRLGSMLRPIAVPMVAAGFDQSVMDPISPALAAAGFVPVSGAGLSSAAQSPGTTTAGGNDRRLAPGDAVGVALMTGDFELGATGTVTHVDGDRVYAFGHPLYNLGPTEFPMTKAQVQVVLPSLMASSKLASFGEIVGTVQQDRATAIAGRLGAGPSLIPVSITLNSDRGPSRSFNFGVVRDFTFTPLLTYLTVANVLTSYERGAGPASFAIRGTASIRTQGDIAFEDMFSGEQPAGGAAAYVAGPLTALLKNASETVDVDRIDLVIDASEQQRSARIERVWLDTTRPRAGRDAVVNVAMRNARGDEVIKQVPIQLPANATGSLQLIVADAARTTADDRRDTRGADMQRVSQLMRTFNRARRNNRLYVRLTSPDSGAVVNGEPMAALPPSVLSVLEADRNSGTVGVLRTTTRGEWELPLDFAVTGSRQLTLNLDQP
- a CDS encoding aminodeoxychorismate/anthranilate synthase component II, with amino-acid sequence MVLVIDNYDSFTYNLVQYLGELGAQLVVRRNDEVSLDTLRSLGHDRVVISPGPGRPEQAGVSLDAIKEFGPRMPVLGVCLGHQAIGLAFGGEVRRAPQPIHGKTSTVEHNGQGVFAGISTSFQAGRYHSLIVAESSMPQDLEITARTKEDNLVMGIRHRTLPIHGVQFHPESVLTNEGRRILRNFLEM
- the trpD gene encoding anthranilate phosphoribosyltransferase, giving the protein MFPALIEKLRRQEDLSTEEAAAAMAAIMRGEAAPAQIAGLLVGLAMKGERPSELVGLAQTMRANAVAVPAQPGPVFDTCGTGGDRSGSFNISTAAAIVMAACGTPVAKHGNRSVSSQCGSADVLESLGVNIQATPDVAARCLAEVGIAFFFAPTFHPAMKHAAQARKDLGVRTAFNLLGPLTNPARPTRQIVGVPRPDLTELIARSLALLGSERAWVVHGADGLDELSTTGYTKVSECRNNAVQTFYVHPADFGLAKATPESLKGGDATTNAVIVRSVLTGAKGAPRDVVLLNAGAALFIAGAVETVRAGVARAATAIDSGEAAAVLDRLIRVSNGAGA
- the trpB gene encoding tryptophan synthase subunit beta, with product MAPYSWFGRRDPDARGYYGAFGGRFVPETLVAAIEGLEAAYFEARRDPAFSEELQRLLQHYVGRETPLWDARRLSEACGGARILLKREDLTHTGAHKINNALGQALLAKRMGKTRIVAETGAGQHGVASATACALLGLECVVYMGTEDMRRQALNVFRMRLLGATVCGVDSGSCTLKDAINEAMRDWVARPDDTHYLLGSALGPHPYPLMVREFQSVIGKEARAQCLAQVGRLPDAVIACVGGGSNAIGIFDAFIDDAGVKLIGVEAGGEAIDSGRHAARFAGGAPGVLQGTRTFVLQDAHGNIEATHSVSAGLDYAAVGPEHAFLQETGRAEYHYASDAEALAAFQELARLEGIIPALESAHAIAYVLKHGKDFGPGAVLVINLSGRGDKDVQTVEQILKEAGRGAH